The region GCCTCACGGGGATCGGCGCGGGGCACGTCGCCAGCCGGCATCGGCAGGCCGCGGCCGATCCACTCGGCCACCAGTGCGACGCTCGGCTCGGGCAGCGGTCCGCCATGGCCGCGCGGCGGCATGACGTCGGGGTCGGTCGAGCGGAGCACGGCGAGGAGCCGGCTCGCCTCGGGGTTTCGCGGATCGACCACCACCCCGCCGTCGCCACCGGCCAGGAGGGCCTCGCGGTCGTCGACGCGGAGGCCGGAACGGATGTCGGCGGCTCCGGCCGAATGGCACTCGTGGCAGTGGGCCACCAGCAGCGGACGGATCTGCTTCTCGAAGAAGGCAATGTCGTCGGAGGAAAACGCCGGGTCGGTCGTCTCGCCAGCACACGCATGGGCGACGAAGATCGCAAGACCGGCGGCCACCGCCAGCCCTCGGGGCCACCGCGTTGTGGGCGACCGCCCTTGATCCATCGCGCGCTGCACGGCATCCCCCTCCGATGGCTCCGGCCAGCGCCGCCCCGCGGTCAGCCGCCAGCACCCGCTGATGATACCGGCGCTGGACCGGCAGGCTCCCGGGCCGAGGTGGCTCGGCCCCCCCTGTTGAACGACCGGTGGCGGGCACGGTTTCGCCGGCCTGGCTCGGAGCGGTGAATCGGGCCGGTCAGCGGACCGGCGACCACCACCGCGAACGGCGGACCTCGGGAACCGGCTCGATGAAGTCGCGGGGCCGGCTGCCATCCATCAGCGGCATCCGGAACGAATACGGCCCGATGTCGTTCTGCAGATAGGGATCGAACCGGACCGCCTTCCGCTGCTGGTTGCGGACCGGACCGGGATCGAGCCACTTCGGCCGGCCGAGCGACGCGCACCCCCCTGCCCCGACGAGGCCGAGGCAGACAAGCGCCAGCGGAAGACGGCAGCGCGACACGGTCATGGCGGGGATCCCGGGGAACGAGGGTCGGGACTGTAGTCCCCGCGCCCGGTCGCCTGAAGCCCGATTCTCCCGCTCCTCCGGCAAGCTGCGGGGAGTGGGCAGGGGCACGGCGCCGCCCGCCGCGCGACCACCGCCTCCGGCCGGCGGAGCGGTCAGGACGCGGCAAACCCCTCGAGGATCCGGCCGATGCTGAAGCAGCAGACCGCGGCGACGAGCATCACCAGCATCTGCCCGAGGCTGATGCGGTGGTTGAGCTCGAGGATGATCGCGATCATCGGCAGCCCCAGCCCGAACAACTGCCCCGCCTTGCTGATCGCCCGGATCACGTCGCATCCTCCCGCGAAGGCCCCCACTGTAGCAGCCTCCCGGAGCGGTCTGTCGTCCACCCTCCCCCGGGGACGAGACAACCGCCGTCGCCGCGGTGGCCTGCAGCGGGCAGCGGGGTTTCCGAACCGCCGCGGTCAGGCCCCGGGCGCGGCCGCGCTTGCCCAACGGCCGCAGCCGGCCATACTGCCGCGGTCGAAAACCATCACTCCCGGAGACACTCGCATGGGGCGGCACGGTGCGGTCACGTTCAAAGGCAATCCCCTGACACTCGTCGGCGACGAATTGGCCGTCGGGAGTCCCGCCCCCGATTTCTCGCTGGCCAGCTACGGCCCGGCCGGGATGCAGCAGGTCCGCAAGGCCGACCTCCTCGGCAAGCCCTCGATCATCTCGGTCGTTCCGTCGCTCGACACGCCGGTCTGCCAGACGCAAACCAAGTCGTTCAACCAGCGCCTCGGCTCCCACGGCGACAGGATCAACGCCCTGACCGTGAGCCTCGACCTGCCGTTCGCGATGAACCGCTTCTGCGGCGCCGAGAACATCACCGCCCTGAAGACCGGCAGCGACTACATGGACCGCTCGTTCGGGACCCGCTACGGCGTCCTCATCGACGAGCTCAAGATCCTCGCCCGGGCCGTGTTCGTGCTCGACGCCCAGGGCGTCGTCCGCTACGCGCAGGTCGTCAAGGAAGTGGCGTCGGAGCCCGATTACGACGCGGCCTTGGCGGCGCTCCACAAGCTGCTCTGAGCCCGCCCGTTTCCACGACGACAGTGGCGCTCAGGCGTCGAGCATCTTGGCGATCGTCTCCCGCGCGGCGGCCAGTGCCTCGGGGAGACGATCGCCGAGCTTACCGCCGGCCTGCGCGAGGTCGGCGCGGCCGCCCCCCTTGCCGCCGACGAGCGCCGCGGGGTCGCGGATCCACGTCCCCGCCGACAGGCCGCGGGCCTCGAGCTCGCGGCTGATCCCGGCGACGAGCGTGACCTTGTCGTCGGCCCGCGACCCGAGCAGCACGGCGATCGGGCTCGCCTTGCGCCGCAGCAGGTCGATGCACTCGCGCATCGCCGCCGCGTCGGCCCCCCGGGCATCGGCGACGACGACCTTCGTGCCGCCATGGTCGGTGGCGCCGGCGAGCAGCTGGTCGACCGACAGGTTCGCGGCCGGGGTCGCCCCCTTGCGGCGCGCTTCCTTCAGCTCCTTGGCCATCGTCGCCAGGCGCGTCGCCAGCTCCCCCGCCGGCACCTTGAGCGCCGCGGCGGCGTCGTGCAGCGAGCGCTCGGCGTCGCGGAACCGGCCGAGGGCCCGTTGCCCGGTGACGGCGCTGATCCGCCGCGTACCGGCCGACACGCTCTCCTCGGCCACGATCCGCACCAGGCCGATCTGGCCGGTGCTCGACACGTGCGTCCCGCCGCACAGCTCCCGGCTCACCCCTTCCATCGACACCATCCGGACGACGTCGGGGTATTTCTCGCCGAACAGCATCATCGCCCCGGCGTGCCGCGCCTCGGCGAGCGGGATCAGCCTCGCCGACACCGGCACCGCCGCGAGGACGTTGTCGTTGACCATCGTCTCGATCGCCTCGAGCGTTGCCGCGTCGATCGAGCCGCCGTGGGAGAAGTCGAAGCGGAGCAGGTCGGCATCGACCTTCGAGCCCTGCTGCACGGCATGCGGGCCGAGGTGGTGCTGGAGCGCGGCATGGATGAGGTGGGTGGCCGAATGGGCACGGCGCAGGGCCGCTCGCCGGGCACTGTCGACGCGGGCATCGACGGTTTGGCCGAGGTCGAGCCGTCCGGCGGCGAGGCTGCCCACGTGGAGCACGAAGCCCCCTTCGCGGAGCGTGTCGTGGACCTCGAACGCCCCCCCCGGCCACTCGAGCCGGCCGGTGTCGCCGACCTGGCCTCCCGACTCGCCGTAGAACGGCGTCCGGTCGAGGACCACGGTCACCCGCGCGCCGCCGCCGTCGGAGAGCGAGTCACAGAGCCGGTCCTGGGCGATGATCCCGATCACCTTCCCTTCGGCCCGCTCCGTCTCGTAGCCGAGAAACTCCGTCCCGTGCATCGCCTTCTTGAGCGAGTCGAGCGGCCCCGAGGTGAACACCTCGACGCGCACGCCGGCCCCCGAGCGCTGGCCGTGCCCCTCCATCGCCTCGCGGAACCCGCTCCAGTCGAAGGCGCAGTTGCGCTCCGCGGCGAGCGTCTCGAGCAGCTCCGGTGGAAAGCCGTAGGTGGTGTAGAGCTCGGCAGCGTCCGACCCCTTCACCAGCGCCGACCCCGACCGCTCGATCGCCGCGAACAGCTTGTCGATCCGCTGCAGGCCGCCGTCGATCGTCGCCAGGAACGACTCCTCCTCGCGCTTGATCACCCCCGCCACGCGCTCGACCGTGTCCGAGAGGTCCGGGTAGGGGCGGCGCATCAGCGAGGCCACCGTGCCGGGCAGCGTGTGGAGGAACGGCTCCTTCATCCCCATCTGCCGGCCGTCGAGGACCGCCCGGCGGAGGAGCCGCTTGACGACGTATTTCTCCTCGTTGTTCCCCGGGAGCACGTTCTCATGGATCGCGAACGTGCAGGCGCGGACGTGATCGGCGATCCGCCGCATCCGCCGGCCGTCGTCGTCGCCCGCCACGTACGGCCGGTGGCAGGTCTCGG is a window of Planctomycetota bacterium DNA encoding:
- the alaS gene encoding alanine--tRNA ligase; this encodes MKADELREAYLAFFESKGCVRRPSDVLVPRWDPSVLFTPAGMNQFKDHFLGKCKLDFTRATTCQKCLRTGDIDTVGRTPRHHTFFEMLGNFSFGDYFKREAIHWAWEFVTARNWLSIAPEQLSVTVYQDDDEAYRIWSHEIGLPATKITRMGEDDNFWPAGAPTQGPDGVCGPCSEIFYRMPDGSDVEIWNLVFTQFNRVGAPPDNLRPLPSRNIDTGMGLERTAAMLQGVDSNFHIDILRPLVEAVAETCHRPYVAGDDDGRRMRRIADHVRACTFAIHENVLPGNNEEKYVVKRLLRRAVLDGRQMGMKEPFLHTLPGTVASLMRRPYPDLSDTVERVAGVIKREEESFLATIDGGLQRIDKLFAAIERSGSALVKGSDAAELYTTYGFPPELLETLAAERNCAFDWSGFREAMEGHGQRSGAGVRVEVFTSGPLDSLKKAMHGTEFLGYETERAEGKVIGIIAQDRLCDSLSDGGGARVTVVLDRTPFYGESGGQVGDTGRLEWPGGAFEVHDTLREGGFVLHVGSLAAGRLDLGQTVDARVDSARRAALRRAHSATHLIHAALQHHLGPHAVQQGSKVDADLLRFDFSHGGSIDAATLEAIETMVNDNVLAAVPVSARLIPLAEARHAGAMMLFGEKYPDVVRMVSMEGVSRELCGGTHVSSTGQIGLVRIVAEESVSAGTRRISAVTGQRALGRFRDAERSLHDAAAALKVPAGELATRLATMAKELKEARRKGATPAANLSVDQLLAGATDHGGTKVVVADARGADAAAMRECIDLLRRKASPIAVLLGSRADDKVTLVAGISRELEARGLSAGTWIRDPAALVGGKGGGRADLAQAGGKLGDRLPEALAAARETIAKMLDA
- a CDS encoding thiol peroxidase; this encodes MGRHGAVTFKGNPLTLVGDELAVGSPAPDFSLASYGPAGMQQVRKADLLGKPSIISVVPSLDTPVCQTQTKSFNQRLGSHGDRINALTVSLDLPFAMNRFCGAENITALKTGSDYMDRSFGTRYGVLIDELKILARAVFVLDAQGVVRYAQVVKEVASEPDYDAALAALHKLL